Part of the Benincasa hispida cultivar B227 chromosome 11, ASM972705v1, whole genome shotgun sequence genome, aacagattcaaggcatttcaacaaatctccaccttgacttgaattctcttccagataacagatgtaccaaatgcaacataaatcaatatCGTCAGATGTACCCAGACCTCTCCCTCATGCCTCAAAGTGTCACACAAAGGGGACCATtaacaattcaaaacattcagcaagtccaaacaatgttggaacttGCCTTGTGAAACGGTTTGGTGAACATATCAGCAAGGTTATCAGCagtaccaattttcatcactttaagTCTCTACTCACCTTttaagaagtgatatcttacatctatgtgcttagttctctcatgatgaacttgatcctaggctaggcatattgcactcaaactgtcacaatatacaatagcttggtcatgatgcaaaccaagatcACCAACTAACCCCCTCAGCCATATTCCCTCTTTAGTAGCTTCTGTCAAGGCTACGTACTCTGCTTCAGTAAtagacaaagtaactgtagGCTGTAAGGTTGCCTTCAAACTAACAACAAAACCACCCAGAGTGAACACATAGCCAGTCATAGACCTCCTACTGTCAACATCTCCAACATAGTTAGAATAAGAATAACCAGTCACCAAACACTCTGTGCAATTCCCATAAATAAGACCAACATCAAATGTACCTCTAAGGTAACAAAAAATCCTTTTAACGGCTtgccaatgctccttcccaggttGACCCATGAATCTGCTAACAACACTAACATGGGCAAGATCAGGCCTAGTATagaccatagcatacatcaaacttcccactgCACTAGCATAAGGAACTCGAGACATGTACTCCTTCTCAGCTTCAGACTGTGGTGAAAACTCAGATGACAAACGAACATTTATCGCACTAggagtatctataggcttagcTGATGACATACCAAACCTGGACAATATTTTCTGAATATATCCTTTTTGGGACAAGAAAAGCTTATTCTTACCTCTGTCCATATAAatcttcatatcaaactcagcactgagaagattcttcaatttcagaatATCAGACTTGGACTTTGCAGCTATGAGCATATAAGAGTAGATAAATCATCGAACCATCATCCACTTTGTTGTGATATGAGTGAGACACCCGTACTAGGTTATTCGAAGCGCcagcaaacagattcaaggcatttcaacagtTAATTAAGAGCATGTGTTACGAACTTTGATAAAGTGTAACTTATATatccttctcttcttcctccactCCTCAGTTGAGTCATTGATTGTGTGGTATTGGAGAGTTTTGGTGTTTGTATTTTTGCAAGTTCATAAGTTATTTAATTGTGAAACCCAAGATATAAACATAAAGGGTTGATAATTATAACTTCCGATTGATATCTACTATTTATACTATTATGAATGAGTTTAGACctcatgaaataaaaaaaaaaagataaagataatGTTAGGTAAATCTGTTATTATGTGAAATAAACAGCACTCGTTCCTCGTAAAATCTCTACTATAAAGgaaaaatatgaagataaaGGATACAGCATTGTAATTGAGAAGTTATATGTGAGTCTTTGTAAAATCCTCTCCAAGAAATTGTTAcagaaaaaatcaaaatcaagaaGAACATCACTTCAGGCAGTTGAACCAATGTCGACATCTTTCTGTTATTTGTTGTAACCACCTGAGCTTCATTGTTGACCATTGCGCTTGCATATATAAAGGAAAACGAATGTGAGATTAAGGTAAGAGTGAATACAAAAACGAGAGCACAAGGTATTCGTTCTATAATACTTtgaagaagtaataaaagagaacGTCCCAATTTGCGCAGTGGACATAggcctttggccgaaccacttaaactcATGTGTCTTTCCTTTCTAATTCTACAATCATTTAGAATTTACTAAAGTATCatttacacgatcatgtagttcttATCGCACCGTGTACTAGATCGTTTAGCTCCGCGTtcaatcgtttatacgatcgtttagctcctcaGCTGTCATCTACACGATACTCTAGTTTtacttcgtctacacgatcgtctagcgcttcaTCTAAtcatttacataattgaactatcgtttagtttttgGAACATCATCTACACAATAGAGCCATCATTTGGTAAACGACAGAAGATTTTTAAGCCTCAGTATACTACCTCCCTTGATTCTTGAATTGTGATTGACCGTTAAAACTGAGTATTTCGTGATTGTGAACGTGAAGATCTTGAAATCTGGAACAACAGAAATACATAATCTTCAAAATCGTTCACAGTGGATGTAGGTCACTGATTGAACCACTATAATTCCAAGagttcttcttcctcttctccttcTACTTCAATTGCTCCTAAAGTTTGATCTTCAGATCTTTAGCattttcatgaagaaaacaaagaaagagagttttcattttgattcaGAAAGAATTTGTGACTAgtttttgaagattttttttttttctttttgcatgtGTTTATGTTGTGGCAGCACCTCTTTCTTTCGCATGTAGAGTGCTTGTCCACGTTGAAATCTCATCACATTCACATTGCAACCATCATTAAGATCAAATTTAATTCTAGAttaatatactcaagattaagaaaAATCCTACGATAAGTTAAATCTTAAATCAAGTTTCTTATAAATTAGAGGTGACTAAAACTTTTGACTTCTTCCCTATTATAGAATTTGCATTCTGATCTTGACATGAGAGTCATTTTTCGTTATTTTGTACGTCTTCTCTTttccaaattaaaaatttactaCTGCTTCACGTGAAGGTAATGTGCATTCACTTGTATCGATTTTTGCATCAGCATATACCAATGAAGGTTTCTTCTTTTACTATGgttcaatcataagaacttcaACATTAAGTGTGTTTGACCTTACAACTCTACAACAATGATCTCTGTGTAATATGCTATCAGAGCCCATAAAATCCAAACGATTATCTAGTCTAATAAAAAAGTTGGGATCCGATCAAGAATGGTGAATCCAAAGAGGCACTATCTTGAAACACATGTGTTGAGAATTCCACATTAGAAAAATCAAGAGACCTTAAACTTCTTATAAGATAAATAAGCTACTTCCTCTCTTTgccaattggttttgagatggaaTCGATGTTGTCTAATATGATATCAAGGTCCATAAAGGCAAAACGGTATTTGAATAGTAAACCCAAAAGAAGGACCATATTTAGGGGGCATGTTCTATCTAATAGACTTATTGTCAATTTTTCTAGGGAAAGCATGTGAGTAAGAACCACACATGCTTAAATGACTTATGTTGGTATATGGAAATAATCTTTATTGGGAATGACCAACACATACCACAGGCC contains:
- the LOC120090895 gene encoding secreted RxLR effector protein 161-like, whose product is MLIAAKSKSDILKLKNLLSAEFDMKIYMDRGKNKLFLSQKGYIQKILSRFGMSSAKPIDTPSAINVRLSSEFSPQSEAEKEYMSRVPYASAVGSLMYAMVYTRPDLAHVSVVSRFMGQPGKEHWQAVKRIFCYLRGTFDVGLIYGNCTECLVTGYSYSNYVGDVDSRRSMTGYVFTLGGFVVSLKATLQPTVTLSITEAEYVALTEATKEGIWLRGLVGDLAEEKIERSSRLGLEDRSVAV